The Theileria orientalis strain Shintoku DNA, chromosome 3, complete genome genome window below encodes:
- a CDS encoding uncharacterized protein (WD40 repeat-like domain containing protein), with protein MTLSILETILGLMRNYIYKQTNYYHYFWLDRLSVSISKYLFNYRDQMIKLSLRSADTLYDLNYEYLKADSPRSKFLKDAKYSDHEDIVNNYLLTRYNNAFYKLWSYLNCSHKLYSIYSCNHNLNPYGSKVNGNGDPNREEKYYDDKDDYNELYNIVENYQIINCENLLIPLIVPMKLFFYKLYYYSNHQLYLNNATSTYTQQKDAKSKEKNKEELETDVLMKKIIDNLRKIRFISLHNAKGRTMSTFYTMPNITLNDHVSHLSLQLLVDPIKSDLHLLTELNTRLSLHQLNSKMTSSVVNLLVDYNSGGSQQPREPRGENNWLILLKLLKYLDRYSTTFIEELFHIKRSNLRISYSLQRLFRNRETSSNSGGIAPHPVWPVYAIVHGATGEKATPSYTVSLQHSRVLSNEFKYTKNNILLDNLINIVNVTSLQLTTFHSNNLFGDLLYIDWSGDSLCLYDKYGWLLVYYMKNLLYKNANAASGKAGKQASDIIPAASIPTISFKTHFAAYYMSWLGEYFILTMGYGIQKESIEQDIVHINMSLKEEEEVQEPEEYAEAEGQLKLAGSQFSNELNGYAGHLDSQLIDTQLDQKQPIIRNGNRNGSTSYGAVHRCVGREALSPQALEAFCENSVPCICVWNLVEYNNNNIPKIEVLFSFEGALGASGASVGPGGSGRDAPREEPPRVTSVLKLQNRNIRHGSKEVGLEYDLLLFDSAGVMRVFSVSDMDVVLCCSLDDAAIVASFLLANGNFAVVTEDGKIKVFRLARLRAVPALIFETSSTVVEPKEIVSQSSLVTTIGEFISQRFTREKPQPAQQPIRIVSVRLYSAQFITMVYSDEQVSTTRLPDFAVY; from the exons ATGACGCTGTCGATCCTGGAGACGATCCTGGGCCTGATGAGGAACTACATATACAAGCAGACgaactactaccactacttcTGGCTCGACAGACTGAGCGTGAGCATATCGAAGTACCTCTTCAACTACAGAGATCAGATGATCAAGCTCTCGCTGCGCTCGGCGGACACGCTGTACGACCTTAACtacgagtacctgaaggCGGACAGCCCGCGAAGCAAGTTTCTGAAGGACGCGAAGTACAGCGACCACGAGGACATAGTAAACAACTATCTGCTGACCAGGTACAACAACGCGTTCTATAAGCTGTGGTCGTACCTGAACTGCAGCCACAAGCTGTACTCAATATACTCGTGCAACCACAACCTAAACCCGTACGGGAGTAAGGTTAACGGGAACGGAGACCCGAACAGAGAGGAAAAGTACTACGACGACAAGGACGACTACAACGAGCTGTACAACATAGTGGAAAACTACCAGATCATCAACTGCGAAAACCTGCTCATACCGCTCATAGTGCCCATGAAGCTCTTCTTCTACAAGCTCTACTACTACTCGAACCACCAGCTGTACCTGAACAACGCGACGTCGACGTACACGCAGCAGAAGGACGCGAAGAGCAAggagaagaacaaggaggagctggaaacGGACGTcctgatgaagaagataatcGACAACCTGAGGAAAATCAGGTTCATCTCGCTGCACAACGCGAAGGGGAGGACGATGAGCACGTTCTACACGATGCCGAACATAACGCTGAACGACCACGTGAGTCACCTGtcgctgcagctgctggtggaccCGATCAAGAGCGACCTGCACCTGCTGACGGAGCTCAACACGAGGCTCTCGCTGCACCAGCTGAACAGCAAGATGACGAGCAGCGTGGTGAACCTGCTGGTGGACTACAACAGCGGCGGGAGTCAGCAGCCGAGAGAGCCGCGAGGAGAAAACAACTGGCTCATACTGCTCAAGCTCCTCAAGTACCTCGACAGGTACTCGACGACGTTCATCGAGGAGCTCTTCCACATCAAGAGGAGCAACCTGAGGATATCGTACAGCCTGCAGAGGCTGTTCAGAAACAGGGAGACGTCGAGCAACTCGGGAGGGATAGCGCCGCACCCGGTCTGGCCAGTCTACGCAATAGTGCACGGGGCGACGGGGGAGAAGGCGACGCCCTCGTACACAGTGTCGCTCCAGCACTCGCGCGTGCTCTCAAACGAGTTCAAGTACACGAAAAACAACATCCTGCTCGACAACCTGATTAACATAGTTAACGTGACCTCGCTGCAGCTGACGACATTCCACTCAAACAACCTCTTCGGAGACCTGCTCTACATCGACTGGTCGGGCGACTCGCTGTGCCTGTACGACAAGTACGGGTGGCTCCTGGTCTACTACATGAAGAACCTGCTCTACAAGAACGCGAACGCGGCCTCGGGGAAGGCGGGGAAGCAGGCCAGCGACATAATTCCCGCAGCCTCGATTCCGACGATAAGCTTTAAGACGCACTTCGCGGCGTACTACATGTCGTGGCTGGGAGAGTACTTTATCCTGACGATGGGATACGGAATACAGAAGGAATCAATAGAGCAGGACATCGTGCACATAAACATGAGtttgaaggaggaggaggaagtgcAGGAGCCGGAAGAGTATGCGGAGGCTGAAGGCCAGCTGAAGCTGGCGGGCTCGCAGTTCAGTAACGAGTTGAACGGGTACGCAGGCCACCTGGACAGTCAGCTCATCG ATACCCAGCTGGACCAAAAGCAGCCCATAATCAGAAACGGAAACAGAAACGGAAGCACCTCGTACGGGGCAGTGCACAGGTGCGTTGGAAGGGAGGCCCTGAGTCCGCAGGCGCTGGAGGCCTTCTGCGAGAACAGCGTACCCTGCATATGCGTGTGGAACCTGGTCGAgtataacaacaacaacatacCGAAAATAGAGGTCCTATTCTCGTTTGAAGGCGCCCTCGGAGCAAGTGGCGCAAGTGTCGGCCCAGGGGGCAGCGGCAGGGACGCGCCGAGAGAGGAGCCGCCGCGAGTGACGAGCGTGCTCAAGCTCCAGAATCGCAACATCAGGCACGGAAGCAAGGAGGTGGGCCTGGAGTACGACCTCCTGCTCTTCGACTCCGCGGGAGTGATGCGCGTCTTCAGCGTGAGCGACATGGACGTGGTCCTCTGCTGCTCTCTGGACGATGCCGCCATCGTGGCGAGCTTCCTCCTGGCCAACGGCAACTTCGCGGTGGTGACCGAGGACGGAAAGATCAAGGTCTTCAGGCTCGCGCGCCTGCGCGCTGTGCCCGCGCTGATATTCGAGACCTCTTCGACGGTCGTGGAGCCCAAGGAGATCGTGAGCCAGAGCTCGCTGGTGACGACGATCGGGGAGTTCATATCGCAGCGGTTCACCCGGGAGAAGCCGCAGCCTGCCCAGCAGCCGATCAGGATAGTGAGCGTGCGTCTGTACAGCGCCCAGTTCATAACGATGGTCTACTCGGACGAGCAGGTGTCGACGACGCGGCTGCCCGACTTCGCAGTATACTAG
- a CDS encoding methionine aminopeptidase, with protein sequence MVLIPLCLSIFSNLYLIQLCKFTQNVESIILKDCRGCLNVKQLSDNNKNLLSCTPRDSLSYISYKWVDLTSKARIKSSIASQKDILEKERYIRRKGPVGFQTIEVKEDPNVSNRTLEIAKKLKEKLPNASIIDIWNHFNYSGRIRKGTLSGRQLPAKNVKRPNYYKTGKPLYVEYPSSNRSEDDKRGTLKTDAEIEGIRKACRMAREILDFASAKVVEGVFTDDIDRYIHRLCAIKSVYPATLNYHGFPKSVCTSVNEVACHGIPDSTVLSAGDLLKIDLSIYCDGYFGDVCETYMVMPMRKELNKKFLNTNYMGRSERNKLIYRSQKHSNLEGCERQIMAQTGVIRLLNEALKILNQDSGVFEALSLLFRHDWTKKFNFKLDEEMLRISRKLCDECRDVYEKPEEPYLGRVVGTVASDIPTYLSSDKFGKIFSTFEDPLIVLNMLDFHAEDRYNRPYTFSHTFDEDVELMKITHEALEKGISVCKPGAKIKLIGKTIEKFLDSKKCKTISNLSGHGIGRNFHENPYVLHEYNESDVVMEPGMVFTIEPIVTRSLLNSFMMWPDGWTLTTVDGSKTAQFEHTVLITKDGHEVLTRKIPSSPPYFWENTLEIAY encoded by the exons ATGGTCTTGATACCATTATGTCTTAGcattttttccaatttATATCTCATACAATTGTGCAAATTTACTCAAAATGTAGAaagtataattttaaaagattGTAGAGGTtgtttaaatgttaaacaaCTGagtgataacaataaaaatctACTAAGTTGCACCCCTAGGGATTCTTTATCGTATATTAGTTATAAATGGGTAGATTTAACATCAAAAGCAAGAATTAAGAGTAGCATTGCAAGCCAGAAGGATATCCTCGAGAAGGAAAGATATATTAG GAGGAAGGGGCCAGTAGGATTTCAAACAATTGAAGTAAAGGAGGACCCAAATGTGTCAAACAGAACCTTGGAAATCGCTAAAAAGTTGAAGGAAAAGCTTCCTAATGCAAGCATAATTGACATTTGGAATCACTTTAACTACTCAG gACGTATACGCAAGGGTACACTAAGTGGCAGACAGCTCCCCGctaaaaatgtaaaaagaCCAAACTATTACAAGACAGGAAAACCACTGTATGTGGAATATCCGAGCAGTAACAGAAG TGAAGATGATAAGAGGGGGACGCTAAAGACAGACGCAGAGATAGAAGGGATCAGGAAAGCATGTAGAATGGCTAGGGAAATACTGGACTTTGCATCGGCGAAAGTGGTGGAAGGAGTTTTTACGGACGACATAGACCGGTATATACACAGGCTGTGCGCAATAAAGAGCGTGTATCCAGCGACGCTGAACTACCACGGGTTCCCGAAGTCAGTGTGCACCTCAGTAAACGAAGTGGCGTGCCACGGAATACCGGATAGCACAGTGCTGAGCGCAGGAGACCTCCTGAAGATAGATCTGAGTATATACTGCGACGGCTACTTCGGAGACGTGTGCGAGACGTACATGGTGATGCCGATGaggaaggagctgaacaAGAAGTTTCTCAACACAAACTACATGGGAAGATCAGAAAGGAATAAGCTCATCTACAGAAGCCAGAAGCACAGTAACCTCGAGGGGTGCGAGCGCCAAATCATGGCACAGACAGGAGTGATAAGGTTGTTGAACGAGGCGCTGAAGATCTTAAATCAGGATTCTGGAGTGTTTGAAGCCCTTTCGCTGCTGTTCAGGCACGACTGGACGAAGAAGTTTAACTTCAAGCTCGACGAGGAAATGCTGAGGATCTCAAGGAAGCTGTGCGACGAGTGCAGAGATGTGTACGAGAAGCCCGAAGAACCTTACTTAGGAAGGGTGGTGGGCACGGTCGCCTCGGACATACCGACCTATTTAAGCAGCGATAAGTTCGGAAAAATATTCTCGACCTTTGAGGACCCATTGATCGTGCTCAACATGCTGGATTTCCACGCAGAGGATAGGTACAACAGGCCGTACACGTTTTCGCATACTTTTGACGAGGACGTGGAACTCATGAAGATTACACACGAAGCGCTGGAAAAGGGAATCAGCGTGTGTAAGCCAGGAGCGAA GATTAAATTAATCGGGAAAACTATAGAGAAGTTTCTGGACTCTAAAAAGTGTAAAACAATATCGAATTTATCTGGCCACGGAATTGGGAGGAACTTCCACGAAAACCCATAC GTACTGCACGAGTATAATGAAAGTGATGTGGTGATGGAGCCGGGAATGGTCTTCACGATTGAACCCATAGTAACAAGGTCGCTCTTGAACTCGTTTATGATGTGGCCAGATGGCTGGACATTGACAACAGTAGACGGATCAAA GACTGCACAGTTCGAGCACACGGTATTGATTACCAAGGATGGCCACGAGGTGCTGACAAGAAAGATCCCATCCTCTCCTCCGTATTTCTGGGAAAACACTCTGGAAATCGCATACtaa
- a CDS encoding uncharacterized protein (protein of unknown function DUF814 domain containing protein): MVRERLNAIDVAISVANLKKTLDNITLVNIYDITNRLFILKFSRNENKIYVLIEIGCRIHTTQFLRSVDHLPSNFNAKLRKHLRNRRLRDVKQMSQDRIIDFTFSSEEHAMHLIVQLFLPGNIYLTDHEYKVLAVLKPKNTGDNFFKVGTNYVCDMEYNSWFEPVKRTLVEELVMGNKLTDLVKTIFPSIHNGFILSVLKMNGNAEEDVKKLDRVYAMDELDVVYEYVEAVRQCLVGLLTRKDIVPGYIYRNAKGVMDDFGPFELQNAEYHEDYNYALDAFFTKNELVKQEKKTESKKPTKLTKIKADQDKRESKLMEEIMGYDKQIRVLEENIDIVDNCLNLTKALIASGASWNDIYEQLQIQRKQNHPLVCYIKEINIPNQTLVFVSNPEGNERDDEPERKELVEEQVVVLDYRLTGYQNLKKFYINRKKAENKLERTKIGKEYALKKVAKSLSKQPEVKKGDRRTREVKISSLRKRFWFEKFYWFITSQGYLVLAGRDSLQNELLVKKYLTKGDLYFHADIHGASSVILKTNSQELIKSSESAEVSEVEKAGGRGNEEEFIAKIRVSIEEAANFAVCHSNAWNDKFSVQSWWVYWHQVSKTPPTGEYVPQGSFVIRGKKNYLQPQKLEMGITYLFQVHPFQTLDNQEEAELAAKEEAGNHGVNDERNEQEDEEDEQVGQGGEEVGEYSSTDDVEEDEEDYMEQENEDYDDDEINQREYDEEENYMEDNYEGEEEDEEDMDGALDQEGESVDSVDEEDEEDTYEVDEDINDNIDHEDKSVRMGNVVTIGECEANIVKRTRGRLATAYPLKAQLNKLKDRLEMLNLTKSSGDDEEEEEEEEEESSDEEAGRTVKIMEPERVSHTEEAIRKIRQRKATCVSPNLSELRKLINSENNKMDSDEEEEVGEEDEEDDDGSSASMGGPKGAAVKVALKAEHELNVKKSSNRAMRLMSQKASKVKKKYAQDDEETQELRRMLTGSKKMKQRTGAATKTSFQVGPVTTDRAKESRLKGRDKEIPTISDRELETYMKQLSCLSRELKEDDDVLSVIPMCAPYSAIKHYRHVLKLVPGNAKKGTIATQSLQHFVKNDAQNAHYLKLITTDQLTLTLIGNCKFTNAKM, translated from the exons ATGGTTAGAGAGAGATTGAACGCCATTGATGTTGCAATTTCCGTTGCAAATTTGAAGAAAACACTCGACAACATTACCCTTGTGAACATATACGATATCACGAACAGACTGTTCATACTTAAGTTCTCCagaaatgaaaataaaatatatgttcTTATCGAAATAGGCTGTAGAATCCACACAACGCAGTTTCTGAGATCGGTGGACCACCTTCCCTCAAATTTTAACGCAAAG CTGCGCAAGCACCTGAGAAACCGGAGGCTTAGAGATGTGAAGCAGATGTCACAAGACAGGATCATCGACTTCACCTTTAGCTCGGAGGAGCACGCAATGCACCTGATCGTGCAGCTGTTCCTGCCAGGGAACATATACCTCACGGACCACGAGTACAAGGTATTGGCAGTGCTGAAGCCGAAGAACACAGGAGATAACTTCTTTAAAGTGGGAACGAAC TATGTGTGCGACATGGAGTATAATTCGTGGTTCGAGCCAGTAAAAAGGACACTGGTGGAGGAGTTGGTGATGGGAAATAAGTTGACGGACCTGGTGAAGACAATTTTCCCATCGATCCACAACGGGTTCATACTCTCGGTGTTGAAAATGAATGGGAACGCAGAAGAAGATGTGAAGAAGTTGGATAGAGTGTACGCAATGGATGAGCTGGATGTGGTTTACGAGTACGTTGAGGCAGTGAGGCAGTGTTTGGTGGGCCTGTTGACGAGGAAGGACATAGTTCCAGGATACATATACAGGAACGCAAAGGGAGTCATGGACGATTTTGGACCGTTTGAACTGCAGAACGCAGAGTACCACGAGGATTATAACTACGCACTGGACGCATTCTTCACGAAGAATGAGCTGGTGAAGCAGGAGAAGAAAACGGAGAGTAAAAAGCCAACAAAGCTGACGAAAATTAAGGCAGATCAAGATAAACGTGAGTCGAAGTTGATGGAGGAAATCATGGGATACGATAAGCAAATAAGAGTTCTGGAAGAAAACATAGATATCGTGGACAACTGCCTTAACCTGACGAAGGCGCTGATAGCATCAGGAGCGTCCTGGAACGACATATACGAACAGCTGCAAATACAGAGGAAGCAGAACCACCCGTTGGTGTGTTACATTAAGGAGATAAATATACCGAACCAGACGCTGGTGTTTGTGAGTAACCCAGAGGGGAATGAGAGAGACGATGAACCGGAGAGGAAGGAATTGGTTGAGGAGCAGGTGGTAGTGTTGGATTATAGGCTCACGGGGTACCAGAACCTTAAGAAGTTCTACATCAACAGGAAGAAGGCGGAAAATAAGCTGGAGAGAACGAAGATAGGAAAGGAGTATGCACTGAAAAAGGTGGCAAAGTCGCTGAGTAAGCAGCCAGAAGTTAAGAAGGGCGACAGAAGAACGAGAgaagttaaaataagtagCCTGAGAAAGAGGTTCTGGTTTGAAAAGTTCTACTGGTTTATAACGAGTCAAGGATACCTGGTGCTGGCCGGAAGAGACTCGCTGCAGAACGAACTCCTGGTCAAAAAGTACCTGACGAAGGGAGACCTGTACTTCCACGCGGACATACACGGAGCGTCGTCAGTTATCCTGAAAACGAACTCGCAGGAGCTGATAAAGTCAAGTGAAAGCGCAGAGGTAAGCGAAGTGGAAAAGGCAGGAGGAAGAGGGAACGAAGAAGAGTTCATAGCAAAGATAAGAGTGTCAATAGAGGAGGCGGCAAACTTTGCAGTGTGCCACAGTAACGCATGGAACGACAAGTTCTCAGTGCAGAGTTGGTGGGTGTACTGGCACCAGGTGTCGAAGACGCCACCGACAGGAGAGTACGTGCCGCAAGGATCCTTTGTGATCAGAGGAAAGAAAAACTACCTGCAGCCGCAGAAGCTGGAGATGGGAATAACGTACCTGTTCCAAGTGCATCCGTTCCAGACACTAGATAACCAAGAGGAGGCGGAGTTGGCAGCGAAGGAAGAAGCAGGGAATCATGGCGTGAATGATGAAAGGAATGAGCAGGAGGATGAGGAGGATGAGCAAGTTGGACAGGGAGGGGAAGAAGTGGGTGAATATTCCAGTACCGATGATGTggaggaagatgaggaagatTATATGGAACAGGAAAATGAAGATTATGACGATGACGAAATAAATCAGAGAGAATATGACGAGGAAGAAAATTATATGGAAGATAATTATGAAGgggaagaagaggatgaGGAGGATATGGATGGAGCTCTAGATCAAGAAGGGGAGTCTGTAGATAGCGtagacgaagaagacgaggaGGATACTTATGAAGTAGATGAAGATATTA ACGACAACATAGACCACGAGGATAAATCGGTTAGAATGGGAAATGTAGTTACAATTGGGGAGTGTGAAGCTAACATTGTAAAGAGGACGAGAGGTAGGTTGGCAACAGCATACCCGCTGAAAGCACAGCTTAATAAGCTCAAAGATAGGCTGGAAATGCTTAATTTGACGAAGTCGTCAGGAGATgatgaggaagaggaagaggaagaggaagaagagtcATCAGACGAGGAAGCTGGTAGAACAGTGAAGATAATGGAGCCAGAAAGAGTCTCACACACAGAAGAAGCAATTAGGAAAATTCGACAGAGAAAAGCAACATGCGTTAGTCCGAACCTGTCAGAACTGAGGAAGCTGATCAACTCAGAGAACAATAAAATGGACTctgacgaagaagaggaggtgggagaagaggacgaagaagatgacGA CGGAAGCAGCGCAAGCATGGGTGGGCCGAAAGGGGCTGCGGTAAAGGTGGCCTTGAAGGCCGAGCACGAGTTGAACGTCAAGAAGAGCAGTAACAGGGCAATGAGGCTAATGAGTCAGAAGGCAAGCAAGGTGAAAAAGAAGTACGCACAAGACGACGAGGAAACGCAGGAACTGAGGAGAATGTTGACGGGAtcgaagaagatgaagcaGAGGACTGGGGCGGCAACGAAGACGAGCTTCCAGGTGGGCCCAGTGACCACGGACAGGGCGAAGGAGAGCAGGCTCAAGGGCAGGGACAAGGAGATACCGACGATCAGCGACAGGGAGCTGGAGACATACATGAAGCAGCTGTCGTGCCTGAGCAGAGAactgaaggaggacgacgacgtGCTCAGCGTCATTCCGATGTGCGCGCCCTACTCGGCAATCAAACACTACAGGCACGTGCTGAAACTGGTGCCGGGCAACGCCAAGAAGGGCACAATCGCAACGCAGTCGCTGCAGCACTTCGTCAAAAACGACGCGCAGAACGCGCActacctgaagctgataacGACGGACCAGCTGACGCTGACACTAATAGGAAACTGCAAGTTCACAAACgcaaaaatgtaa
- a CDS encoding adenosine monophosphate deaminase 2 (isoform L) isoform 3 yields the protein MNNYIPITDNPHSVERMPLDPRINDSHLDIIIPMDGNSKTILGEQANYTVPENDLRSPSYQFPHESPIEQLEERQKRLERQISQDVKHEPEIPPWTSQDFKSESDIDFQMYKERREGRGGFGTWDLDSSLEREFQRVTISGDEKCGVPFTDLLDAAKYVVRALFIREKYISMSLQTFCPTTLRYIQQLTDRPLELHTHDFDNLTPVAADAPVHPPLMEQHPYETCDPSTMPGDMGLGIRMIHGVVHLYSSREPGENCTEIDLPCPSLEEFVVDHNSLMPLIINGPMKSFCYRRLQYLSSKFQMHVLLNEMKELAAQKRAPHRDFYNIRKVDTHIHAASCMNQKHLLRFIKCAMKKHPDEIVHVEQGREQTLREVFESMNLTAYDLSVDTLDMHADRNTFHRFDKFNSKYNPIGESALREIFIKTDNRVSGKYFAHIIKEVMSDLEDSKYSNAELRLSIYGRSRDEWDKLARWAIVNRVHSPSVLWLVQVPRLFDVYRTKRQLANFNEMLENIFLPLFEVTINPQSHPELHLFLEHVHGFDSVDDESKPENYLFNMETPLPDVWVMDDNPPYAYYLYYMFANMTILNHLRKQRGFNTFVLRPHSGEAGPIHHMVTAFMISQNISHGLLLRKSPVLQYLYYLAQVGIAMSPLSNNSLFLSYHRSPLPEFLSRGLMVSLSTDDPLHFHFTKEPLMEEYSIAAQVWKLSSCDMCELARNSVLMSGFSPKVKSHWLGPNYMKEGPEGNDIHRSNVPDIRISYRYETLCQELALITQAMPMYAP from the exons atgaataattatattcCTATAACGGACAATCCCCACTCCGTCGAAAGAATGC CGCTTGATCCCCGTATTAATGATTCACATCTCGACATTATAATACCTATGGATGGCAATTCTAAGACGATTCTCGGGGAGCAGGCCAACTACACAGTGCCTGAAAACGACCTCCGCAGCCCCTCCTACCAGTTCCCGCACGAAAGTCCAATTGAGCAACTGGAGGAACGACAGAAACGCCTGGAAAGGCAGATTAGTCAGGACGTTAAGCACGAACCCGAAATCCCGCCTTGGACAAGCCAGGATTTCAAGTCTGAAAGCGACATTGACTTCCAGATGTACAAGGAAAGGCGGGAAGGCAGGGGCGGTTTTGGCACCTGGGACCTGGACTCATCGCTTGAGCGCGAGTTTCAGAGGGTGACCATCTCCGGGGACGAGAAGTGCGGAGTCCCTTTCACCGACCTGCTTGATGCCGCCAAGTACGTCGTGAGGGCGCTTTTCATCCGCGAAAAGTACATCTCCATGTCTCTGCAAACGTTCTGCCCTACCACGCTCAGGTACATTCAGCAGTTGACCGACAGGCCCCTGGAGCTACACACCCACGACTTCGACAACCTCACCCCCGTGGCTGCCGACGCGCCCGTACACCCGCCCTTAATGGAGCAGCACCCTTACGAAACGTGCGACCCGAGCACAATGCCCGGGGACATGGGTCTCGGAATCCGCATGATTCACGGCGTGGTTCACCTGTACTCCAGCAGAGAACCCGGAGAGAATTGCACCGAAATAGATTTGCCCTGTCCGAGTTTAGAGGAATTTGTGGTCGACCACAACTCGCTGATGCCACTGATCATCAACGGGCCGATGAAGTCCTTTTGCTACCGCAGGCTTCAGTACCTCAGCTCAAAGTTCCAGATGCACGTGCTCCTTAACGAAatgaaggagctggcggCCCAGAAGAGGGCTCCTCACCGCGACTTTTACAACATTCGCAAGGTGGACACACACATTCACGCCGCATCTTGCATGAACCAGAAGCACCTTTTGCGCTTCATCAAGTGCGCCATGAAGAAGCATCCCGACGAGATTGTGCACGTGGAGCAGGGGCGCGAGCAGACGCTGCGCGAGGTCTTCGAGAGCATGAACCTGACTGCCTACGACCTGAGCGTGGACACGCTCGACATGCACGCAGACCGCAACACCTTCCACCGCTTCGACAAGTTCAACTCGAAGTATAACCCAATCGGGGAGTCTGCCCTGAGGGAGATCTTCATCAAGACCGACAACAGGGTCTCCGGCAAGTACTTCGCGCACATCATCAAGGAGGTGATGTCGGACCTGGAGGATAGCAAGTACTCGAACGCGGAGCTCCGGCTCTCGATCTACGGCCGCTCGAGGGACGAGTGGGACAAGCTCGCACGCTGGGCCATCGTGAACAGAGTCCACTCGCCCAGCGTGCTCTGGCTCGTGCAGGTGCCGCGTCTCTTCGACGTGTACAGAACAAAGAGGCAGCTTGCGAACTTCAACGAGATGCTCGAGAACATCTTCCTTCCCCTCTTCGAGGTCACGATTAACCCGCAGAGCCACCCCGAGCTGCACCTGTTCCTCGAGCACGTGCACGGGTTCGACAGCGTCGACGACGAGTCGAAGCCCGAGAACTACCTGTTCAACATGGAGACGCCGCTTCCTGACGTCTGGGTTATGGACGACAACCCGCCCTACGCGTACTACCTGTACTACATGTTCGCGAACATGACGATCCTGAACCACCTGCGTAAGCAGCGCGGCTTCAACACCTTCGTGCTGAGGCCGCACAGCGGCGAGGCGGGCCCGATCCACCACATGGTGACCGCCTTCATGATTTCCCAGAACATATCGCACGGGCTCCTGCTGAGGAAGTCTCCGGTTCTGCAGTACCTGTACTACCTCGCCCAGGTCGGCATCGCAATGTCGCCGCTGAGCAACAACAGCCTCTTCCTCAGCTACCACAGGAGTCCGCTGCCCGAGTTCCTGTCGCGCGGCCTCATGGTATCGCTCTCCACCGACGACCCGCTGCACTTCCACTTCACCAAGGAGCCGCTGATGGAGGAGTACAGCATCGCCGCCCAGGTGTGGAAGCTCAGCTCCTGCGACATGTGCGAGCTGGCGCGCAACAGCGTTCTCATGAGCGGGTTCTCGCCCAAGGTCAAGAGTCACTGGCTGGGCCCCAACTACATGAAGGAGGGCCCCGAGGGCAACGACATTCACCGCTCAAACGTGCCTGACATCCGCATCAGCTACCGCTACGAGACTCTGTGTCAGGAGCTCGCGCTGATCACGCAGGCGATGC CCATGTATGCCccttaa